In candidate division KSB1 bacterium, the sequence CGAGATGAGGCAAATGGAACGGCTGAAGCATCTCTCTGCGGATGATGTGCCGGATGAAACGCTTGCCGGCGAATCCGTTATCGCCAAGCTGACCGTTGCGCCGGGGAACCGTCAGCCGATCGAAGGGCTCAAAGTAGTTGCCGAAAACGGCTGGTTTGCCGCCAGACCATCGGGGACCGAACCCAAATACAAAATCTACGCCGAAAGCTTCAAAGGTAAAGAGCATTTGGAACAAATACTCGAGGAAGCGGAAAGCCTGATTAGACGTGTTTTAGAATCTAAATAAAAAAGGGAATGCCCATAGGCATTCCCCAATACTTTATCCCGAATCAATCCGCAGATTTTTAACTGCCGGCTTTACTCGAAAAGGTAAGGTGTGTCATTGCACTCACAAGGGGGGAAACCGGCCGTTTATTTTATTCCTCTGCAAGAGCCTTTTTCATCGAGAGAATAAATTTTTCCGGCGGTATGAACCCGATTTCCCGCAGATCTATGAGCTCTTTTCCACTTTTAGACAAAAAGACCAATGTGGGCATGCCGGATACCTGAAATTGCTGCATCAAACTTTTGACTCTCTCGTTCGGCTGCGTGCAGTCCACTTTGAGCATGACAAAGGACTCGGCGAGTTCCGCAACCTGCGGATCTGAAAACGTGCGGCGATCGAGCTGCTTACAGGGGGCGCACCAATCTGCGTAAAAATCGATGAACACCGGCTTTCCCTCCGCAAGCAGGCTTTCGATTGACTGACCGTTGTAATATGTCCAATTAATACGTGTCTCTCGAGCCTTCAAGCCGCCGTCGACCGCAAAAAGTCCGTAAGCAATCAAAAGCAGTCCGGCTATTTTTCGGAATCGATTAAAACCCTTGCTGTAAAATCCGTGCTCAAGAAAGCCGAGCAGAAAGCCGGCCGTCAAGGCGGTTATACCGAAAAGGAAGCTTTGTTTTCCCGGTACCCGCTCCAGCTGCGGCAGAAGGAAATAAATGGCCACGCCGATCAACAGGAAGGCAAATATTTTGCTGACCCATAGCATCCATCCCCCTGACTGCGGCAACTTTGATGTTAAGCCGCTGAACATGGCCAAAAAGAGGTAAGGCAGCCCCAGGCCGATCCCCATGGCAAAGAAAAAGGCCGCTCCCTTGAGAACCAAGCCGAGCTTGGCCACCAGGCCGACAAGTCCCACAAGCACTCCGGCGGCACAAGGGGCGATCACCACTCCGGCCGTGAGACCCATAACCAGAGAGCCCAATTGCCCTTCTTTCGACTTGCCGATGCGGGTCAACAGCCAGGAAGGAACGGTGATCTCAAAGGCACCGAAGAGGCTCGCAGCCATCAACAGGATGATTACGGCAATGCCTACCACAAACCAGGGGCTGGCAAAGAGAAAGCCCCATTGCTTTCCGGCCAGACCGGAAAGCAGACCCAAAGCGGAAAAGGAAAGCGCGATGCCGAGCAAATAAAAGAGCGCTGAGAGAAAAGTTCTGCCTTTTGAAGAGGCATTGCGGCCGCCGAAAAAGGCGACGGTCAGCGGGATGACGGGATAGACACACGGCGTCAGGTTGAGCGCCAAACCGATGAGAAAAAAGGCGACCAAAGCGGCAAAAAAGCCTCTTTCCACAAAATCGAGCGCAGATTGTTCTTCAGCCGTCAGATCGATTGCAGGGGGAAATGAAGAGAACAGATCCGCATTGATCGCTGCAGCCTGTTCGCCGACTCGGCCGACCGGCAGCTTTAGAATGAACCGTTTTTCTTCCGGCGGAAAACACATAGAATCGTTGCAGCCCTGGTAAGAGACCGTTCCGGTGATCGCGACCGAATCCGCTTTAAGATCGGGTGCGGCTTTAATTTCAAAAATGATAACAGTAAGCCCCTCAAAGACGGATA encodes:
- a CDS encoding thioredoxin family protein produces the protein MIRVILFLFVLSSALFSQFFSPGDIVSVSAVADHDRLTPGASIRGAVVLTISPGLHINSHQPTEAFYIPTQIKLDPHPNLLFGSPQYPKPLLKKFSFSPNRLSVFEGLTVIIFEIKAAPDLKADSVAITGTVSYQGCNDSMCFPPEEKRFILKLPVGRVGEQAAAINADLFSSFPPAIDLTAEEQSALDFVERGFFAALVAFFLIGLALNLTPCVYPVIPLTVAFFGGRNASSKGRTFLSALFYLLGIALSFSALGLLSGLAGKQWGFLFASPWFVVGIAVIILLMAASLFGAFEITVPSWLLTRIGKSKEGQLGSLVMGLTAGVVIAPCAAGVLVGLVGLVAKLGLVLKGAAFFFAMGIGLGLPYLFLAMFSGLTSKLPQSGGWMLWVSKIFAFLLIGVAIYFLLPQLERVPGKQSFLFGITALTAGFLLGFLEHGFYSKGFNRFRKIAGLLLIAYGLFAVDGGLKARETRINWTYYNGQSIESLLAEGKPVFIDFYADWCAPCKQLDRRTFSDPQVAELAESFVMLKVDCTQPNERVKSLMQQFQVSGMPTLVFLSKSGKELIDLREIGFIPPEKFILSMKKALAEE